In a genomic window of Fimbriiglobus ruber:
- a CDS encoding DUF2213 domain-containing protein encodes MEAAAHTPGGYGGIPQEVGKAFVKADEEVGRDENESAREIDINTFVTIEANPISRSGVFQYLGRSIGAPEPDKIYNVYRPADEFTSETIDSFKLLPIVNDHTMLGPPEGGMTPAEEKGVHGTTGENVFFKDGILYATLKIFSNTLAGLIENGKRSLSLGYRCVYEKASGIFDGQMYDYVQRNLRGNHLALVDAARCDVAVLDHHMAFDHFDLALDNSKETIMADETKKEELEDRLKKAEDWIAGRMAKDAEEMEMKKKAEDKAAKDAEESEKKKAEDESEKEKEAKDAEEEMKKKAEDKKAKDEDEEKEDEKEGMDAAELKRVSADLKSVTSELNSFKKSAHKALLNEISRRDALASQLSQHIGTFDHADKTLDEVTKYGIDKLGLTCPTGHEETALNAFFAAQKPSTVGFALDAKPKRSGELDAYLNPTA; translated from the coding sequence ATGGAAGCCGCCGCCCACACTCCCGGCGGCTACGGAGGTATCCCCCAGGAAGTAGGCAAGGCATTCGTAAAAGCAGATGAAGAGGTTGGGCGCGACGAAAACGAATCCGCCCGCGAAATCGACATCAACACATTCGTCACGATAGAAGCCAACCCCATCTCCAGATCGGGCGTATTTCAATATCTCGGCCGCTCTATTGGCGCACCTGAACCTGATAAAATTTACAATGTATATCGCCCCGCCGATGAATTTACGTCTGAGACCATAGACAGCTTTAAGCTTCTACCCATCGTGAATGACCACACGATGCTTGGGCCACCGGAGGGCGGGATGACTCCCGCCGAAGAAAAAGGCGTGCATGGTACTACCGGCGAAAACGTCTTTTTCAAAGATGGGATTTTATACGCCACATTGAAGATCTTTAGCAACACGCTTGCGGGCTTGATCGAAAACGGAAAGCGATCACTCAGCTTGGGCTACCGGTGCGTGTACGAGAAGGCGTCCGGTATCTTTGACGGGCAAATGTACGACTACGTTCAAAGAAATTTGCGCGGCAACCACCTCGCCCTCGTCGACGCGGCGCGGTGCGACGTGGCCGTTTTAGACCACCACATGGCGTTCGATCATTTCGATCTGGCGCTCGACAACTCAAAGGAGACGATTATGGCCGACGAAACCAAGAAGGAAGAACTCGAAGACCGCCTGAAAAAAGCCGAGGACTGGATCGCCGGTCGCATGGCCAAGGACGCCGAAGAAATGGAAATGAAAAAGAAGGCCGAGGATAAAGCCGCGAAAGACGCCGAGGAGTCCGAGAAGAAAAAGGCCGAAGACGAGTCGGAAAAGGAGAAAGAGGCCAAAGACGCCGAGGAAGAGATGAAGAAGAAGGCCGAAGACAAAAAGGCCAAGGACGAGGACGAAGAAAAAGAGGACGAGAAGGAAGGCATGGACGCGGCCGAATTGAAGCGCGTCAGCGCCGACCTCAAGTCCGTCACCTCCGAGTTGAACTCGTTCAAGAAGAGCGCCCATAAGGCCCTCCTCAATGAGATCTCCCGCCGCGACGCCCTCGCCTCTCAGCTCTCCCAGCACATCGGCACCTTCGACCACGCCGACAAGACGTTGGACGAGGTGACCAAGTACGGCATCGACAAGCTGGGCCTCACCTGCCCGACCGGTCACGAGGAGACGGCCCTCAACGCCTTCTTCGCGGCCCAGAAGCCGTCGACCGTCGGCTTCGCGCTCGACGCCAAGCCCAAGCGGTCCGGCGAACTCGACGCCTACCTGAACCCGACCGCCTAA